CCTGGTGAAATTGCACCATCTAGTGGCCAAGAACCATTTGGAACGGTGaagtcgaaaagagtccagtagtacctttaagactaaccaactttactgtagcctaagctttcgagaatcacagttctcttcgtcagatgcgtgaccACCCTTTGGAATGGTGGTCTTCAGTAAGTACATTCAAAACGACTGGGAACTGTGCAAGGTTTTTGTTTTCAAGGAAAATTCAGTTCCAGATCTCTGGTTAGGGTGGAGAGCTAGTGGCGTATTTATCTGTCTTCAAGTCTGGTTTGGGGCAGGCTAGGCTCGAATTCTCTGGGTTGAACCCCGCCAGTCTTTTCAGTGGATCTCTCAATCCCCCTTGCTGCCACTATCccgaatggcttttttttgttcctgGAGGTCTCATGATCCCCAACAAAGCCTTTTTCAATGGTTAAGAGTCTCTTCCATTTCTCACCAGCAGAAAAGTGGTTGGATCCAAGCATGTGTGACAAGTTTATGATATTGGTTGGTCTCCAGAAGGCCCCTCAACACACGAAATGCTTCCCAATCAAGCACTGTAGCATTAAACTGGAAATATGTGGAGAAACAGGAGATGAACCCATGGCAAAGTGAGAGcttgcaaaaaaacaacaacaaccccacacatattgtcgaaggctttcacggccggagaacgatggctgttgtgggttttccgggctgtattgccgtggtcttggcattgtagttcctgacgtttcgccaacagctgtggctggcatcttcagaggtgtagcaccaaaagacagagatctctcagtgtcacagtgtggacaagatgtaggtcatttgtatctactcaggaggggtggggttgagctgagtcatcctgtaagagtttcccagggtgtggaatgctaatggcgggaggcttcactgtatcctgaggaggttcttttgcatatggattggtacttgatgtgctaatcttctctgcaaggctattgtcggggatagaatgttttgttagcctggtgtttttcagaactggaaaccatgctctgttcattctaacaaaacattctatccccgacaatagccctgcagagaagattagcatatcaagcaccaatccatatgcaaaagaacctcctcaggatacagtgaagcctcccgccattagcattccacaccctgggaaactcttacaggatgactcagctcaaccccacccctcctgagtagatacaaatgacctacatcttttccacactgtgacactgagagatctcggtcttttggtgctacacctctgaagatgccagccacagctgctggcgaaacgtcaggaactacaatgccaagaccacggcaatacagcccggaaaacccacaacagccaacccCACACATATTCAGCGTGTTATATctcactagggatgccagacccccactggaggcgagggatcccccacccccgcttacctggccagtgggggggagcacaccttctgtgcatgctcccctgtggcactgcgcacttctgcgctctgcagcaaCCTGATATGGGCTGatttttgcctggattgggcctgttttgggccgctgcagagcgccgcgctcctgtactctgcagtggctcaaaatgggcccgatccacgccaaaatgggcctgaaataagcccaatctgggccaaaacagtcacgttttgggccactgtggagagcaggagcacttctgcgctctgcagcatCCCCAATCCGGGCCCCTATGGCCACAACAGAAGAATTTCTTGTACCTCCATTAGCAGAACAAATCCATGCGATCCAACTTGCTATGGTGCATGAGAATTTCCACGATGAAGAAGGCAAACAATCACCCCAGTTTACCATCAAGACATGAGGGGAACTAGTCGGGAAGATCTGGATTCCTGTGTCATGACCCAGAGCCCTGCATGTCCCAGGGTTTCCCATGATGTCGTACCACAGGGAAATGGCCCATGTCTTCATGGTCATTTTCCATTATGAGCTGTGCACACAGCCTTTTTCAATGAAAAAGAAAGAGGTCACTTCTTTGATTCGTCCTACGGTCAAAGCCACAAGGCCATGGTCCCATTTGCCCAGCTTGGTTGACATTCATGTTGCTGCTCTTGAAATTCTTTGGATGTTTAAAGCaggacccacccaccccaaattctCCCTGAAGTGACacacaaaatttggggtagggtatgaactttcgtgaatcacaagtcacttcttcagatatagctagaatgtgagtccatctgtccttacatcTTGGGGAGtcaatcaagacctaggcttcctgtctcattaccaatattgatttctccacacccctctgcataccccaccctatccaatcatgcctgctattgtcattcactgtctGTTGTCATAAGGCTTTTGTAATCACACCACTCCCCAAGATATAAGGAGttatggactcacattctagctgtatctgaagaattgagctgcagctcacgaaagctcatactgtaccacaaattttgttagtcttattggtgctactagactcttgctcttttctactgctacagacagactaatccatcttgatctacctgaAATGACACGTTAGACAAAATTTGGAAGGAGGCCAAAAGAAACAAACctgccaaatagtaaagagtccagtagcacctttaagactaaccaactttattgtagcataagctttcgagaaccacagctctcttcatcagatgcatctgacgaagagagctgtggttctcaaaagctgacgatgcatctgacagagagagctgtggttctcaaaagctgatgatgcatctgatgaagagacctgtggttttcgaaagcttatgctacaataaagttggttagtcttaaaggtgctatggactccttactattttgcaactacagactaacacggctaactccactgGATCTAAAACCTACCAAAGTGAATCCTCAATATATCTTTTTATTTCCACATGGTATCTGTGTTCAATTGTACCTCGAGATACAAATGTGTGAGGAGATACCCCCACCTGCCCCCAAGATAATTTTTTTCTAACTATTTCACATCAATAATGACCAAACAATTGCACCAGCTTCCAGACTGGGTCTTTCCAGTTTATCTCTAAAATTGATGCTTTTGTGAAGAACAATACATTCGCAAGCAGAAAAGGGTGAAAAATCATTACTGCGGCATCAAAGCCGCATGTAAGACAATGCATTTCTCTCCGTAGTTAAGCGGAACTAAAACCATACAAATAGCTAACCCCATTAAACTGAACAAGCTGTCCGCAGTGATGAATGCGCTCTCATTTAGTAATTTCTTGGGCCTTTTTTCCCCATTAGGACTGCACACCCAGCAACCGTCAGAATGGGAAAATACAAGGGAATGCGGTAGCTGAATTCCCAATTGTAAACCAGAGGACTTCATTAAACCCAGTGCCAAATGGACCGACCAAGCATCAAAGTGCAGATATCAAGCAAAACATGCTGTTTGTTATTAAAGACCATCAGAAAAAAGGTGCAGGAACCTATTCTGCTAGGAGTCATAAGCGAAAGAGGAGATTTGTCATCAAGAAGAGCCCTGTCCTTATTGCCATAAATGGCTCTTTTCCCAACTTGTCCATTCTGAAATCGGAGGATAGAAATGACGTCAAATGGAAAAGCCTATATGAGACCCAAAGGGAGAGAAAGCGAATCATGAGAGAGACGTGCTCCAAATATAAAAGCAACAGCAAAAGAATCATCACGCCGTATCATGTTTCCAGGATATTCGTTGAAGATAAATACCGAATTCTGTACTGTGAAGTTCCCAAAGCTGGTTGCTCCAACTGGAAGAGGGTACTCATGGTTCTTAATGGACTAGCCTCTTCCACCAGAGTTATTCAACACAACACAGTGCATTATGGGAATTACTTAAAAAGGTTGGATGCTTTTGACCACAAAGGAATCAACCATAGGCTCAACACTTACACGAAAATGCTCTTTGTCCGCGAACCTTTTGAAAAGTTGGTTTCTGCGTTTCGAGACAAGTTTGAGCACCCCAACAATTATTACCACCCAGTTTTTGGCAGACCCATCATTTCAAGGTACCGAGTCAATGCCACCAAAGAAGCATTGAGGACAGGTTCTGGGGTGAAATTTAAAGAGTTCATTCAGTACCTTCTAGATGTGCACCGGCCTGTGGGGATGGACATCCACTGGGATCACGTGAACAGACTCTGTAGCCCATGTTTGATAGACTATGATTTTATAGGCAAATTTGAAACCATGGAAGAAGATGCCAACTTCTTCCTGCATTTAATTAACGCTCCACAAAATTTGACTTTTCCTAGGTTTAAAGACAGGCATTCTAATGAAGAGCGAACAACCACGCAAATTATGCAGCAATATTTCACGCAGCTTTCTCCTGCTCAAAGGCAACGCAGCTACGATTTCTATTATATGGATTATCTGATGTTTAACTACTCCAAGCCTTTTGAAGACCTCTACTAAAACAGCTCCTCCTATGCCAGTTTGTGTTAAAGAAATTCCTGGTGAATTGCCCCCATTTACAAATAAGATAAAGGGCAGATCTACACTGCGGGCTTCAACAGGCTAAACAATGTCGTTGTTCTGTCTTTGAGGTGGGGGTGCAGTTAGGACAGtgatctccaacatggtgcccacaggtGCCGTGGCATCTACCAGTGTGCTTCCTAGCTTgcacttccttcttccctcaaAGCATCTTCtacccaaagcaaagagccagtcctggcttttctccatcTCACTGGAGCAAGAAGTGCTTCAGAAGACACTGCAAAGAACACAGAAGGATGCGGGGCTTGAAGACCTCCCAGACTTTTGTAACTGCCCCACATGTAGGCTTACAAAGTTGCCTTTCCTAGCAGGCAACCTCGTATTCCCCcttctccagcccccaccctcaCTCTGTGGAATGACAGAAGCAGAACTTGGCGGAGGGGGGTGACATGGTGCAAtgctggaaagtgacatcacagcattgcaTGTCATTTCCTCAGTCTCCACCCCCGAATCCCCCTACTCCCAAAAggcttcggggggggggcaaccctaccctcatggcagccattttgtgattgctccTGCCTCCCACAGCAACCATTTATTGATGGTGCCCTCTACTCTTTCCCAGAATTCCAGAAGTGCCCATGGGCTTCTCAAGGTTGGGGTCCCTGATCTAGGATGTCTCTGGGACATCATTAAACTGCAGTTTCAAAGATTCTTTAGACAAAGCCACAACTAGTAACAAGTGTGTAGTGTAAATCTGCCATGAATTAACTTCTACATTCAGGTGTTGGTTGCTGTACTGGAAGCAACTTTATCTCCATATTTTTCTAGGATTATCTGTGTTGTCCATGATTGCAGTaacagatcatgagagagagagagagagagagagagagttcaacAAAAATGTCACTTTCCACCTATTCTTAAAGGTAAAGGtcgccccctgtgcaagcactgagtcattactgacccatgggggacatcacatcacaacattttcttggcagactttttgttacggggtggtttgccattgtcttccccagtcatctacactttacccccaggaacctgggtactcattttaccgacctcagaaggatggaaggctgagtcaaccttgagccggcaacctgaacccagcttccgccaggatcgaactcaggtcatgagcagagcttggattgcagtactcaagcttaccactctgcgccacgaggctctTCTCTACCTATTCTTAGGCCTGCAGATCCTATGGAAAAGAAGTGTTGGTTGTCTGTGCCTGTTTGTGATATACGCTAGGCATTTTTAAAGGCTCCAGTGCAGCGTTCACTGCAGCTGCAGTAtttcaaaagaagaagaagctagACTATAACTTGCAATTAGTGGCATTCCATGCACACCTTAACTGTCTCCATTGCATCGTAATTTCTGACTATGATTTCTACATTTGGTATATTTATACATCTAATGGCAGGGCTCCTAATAAAGCACAGAAATTTTTCAATATGATGTCAATGGATGTTTGCATTGCTCAGTGATGACTGAAAAGAATTCTCTGCGATATCCTCCCTCATAAGTCAGACAATCAGAATTCTGCAGAAATATGGTTAGTAAAAGGCTGTTTTATGGCGCTGTTTCCAGTTGCCTTCTGGGACTATTGAAGGGGGGAAGATCTTTCCATACTAAAGTGTGATTTCAAGGATGCACCAATTGAAAGCAACTAATATTTAATGAACACATGAGTGCAAAATTAAGCCAGATGTTACAATTCGCAGGATATGAATACATTTTCTTCCATCTAAAGCTCCCTTATGGCACATTCGTCTGCTGGAAAAACGAAAACACAGCACATTTACATCTTTATGCACACTATTAAAATTCTTTTAATCCTTGGTATTAACATAAATCTTTAGTTTAATCTATGTAGTCTTAGGGAATATCAAATGTTGCCTTTAAAGTAGCAAATAAATTTAGATGCAGCTTCCTGCCCGTCAGGGTTCTCTATTTTTAATGGTTACAAACAGTTATTTGCCCCTATGCAGGACTCCCAGCACCGTTCGAGGTGGTATTTTTGCCTTAAAGCACTTGGGCATGGGACCATATCACAGCTGTGATGCAGAATCAAGGGgctggatccaaactaaattggCAGTTTCCGCCGATTCCCCCTGCAGACCCCTCCCCATCGTGCCATTCCTTGGGAGGGCCTCTGCCCCAGGAGTAGCATTTTGTGCAGATCAGTCGGCTGCCGTGGAAGGGGGAAAGCAagaaagttctgttctgctgatggaaaatttagtctggatcgaATCTAATGAACGGACTGGCTaacctcaactagagccagggaaGCTACCTTGTCAGTAATTGAAGCTGAAATCCGGTAAAGTCCCAACTTCTATCTGGCTTTGCCTGTAGCCTCTCAAGATTCTCCCCACCTTCGACTCTGAACCAAATTCTACCCTACtaaggtggtggagagtgccctcaagtcatagctaacttacggcgacccctggtagggttttcatggcaagagactaacagaggtggtttctcattgcctgcctctgcaactcctggtcttcattgaaagtctcccatccaattactaaccaaggctgaccctgcttagcttctgagatctgatgagatcaggctcacctgggctatccaggccagggcaccccactcaggaccaaactacaaaagatctctctctctctctctctctctctctctctctctctctctctctctctctctctctctctctctctctctctctctctgtctgtctgtctgtctgtctgtaagtctgtctatctatctatctatctatctatctatctatctatctatctgtctgtctgtctgtctgtctgtctgtctgtctgtctatctatctatctatctatctatctatctatctatcatctatcttccCATCAGGGAAAGAATTTTATTCCCCTAGTTATAAGAAAGCTATTCAAATGCTATCTGTCACTCCTTATATTTTGCATGGAATTCTGATCAGGTATGATCCATAAATAGAATTTAAGTAAGtttttactccacctttcctCGTGGTGGCATGCATTGGCCTTCCCTACTCCAATAGCATAGCAAGTGTTATGGCAGAGTGAACGTTTGGGCCCAgagaagcagcaacagcagcaccaAGCCAGGGGTAGCCAGcgctgcctcagcaaatgctgggaggGTTCgatggcagtgcctggggaggatggactTTGAAGAGGatatgatatcatttccaggtgaCGATCTAGGAATGTTGCCTAATCTCCCTGATAGAAACCATAGAGACACAGGGAAGTTCTTACAGCCTCACTGTGGAAGTCATtttatggttttttttttctcctgctcttcaCTTTCTTGAGGACAGAGGATGAGAggcggtgtgggggggaggttacCCACTgcaggtgggcaaatggcaagcttAGGCTGGTGGACTGGCTTTATCTCAGGAAGTACGCAAAATGTGCACAGTGACTGTATGCACTGGCAGTAGTTTGTAAGCATGATATAAACTTGTTAAGAAATGTAAGCCTTGAGTGGATAAGGAGCTCCCACCATTCTCTTGTCCTCCACagtttatcctaacaacaaccctgtggggtaggttataGTGAGAggatgggactggcccaaggtcacccaacaagcttccatggcagagtagggatttgaacctgggcctctcagatcctagtccagatcTAGCCTCTATGACATGCTGCTAGGGTTGccgcctccaggtagtggctggagatctcccggaattacaactggtcccccaggccacagagatcagttcacctggagaaaatggctactttggggggtggactctatggaattatgccatgcaaggtcctttccctccccaaaccccactttctccaggtttcaccccccagatctccaggaatttcccaacttggagctagcaaccctacaccccacactggctttcaaATGTTCCCAGTCATGGGGAGTCACTCTGTGTATGTATATTTCTTACATGTCACAACCAAGCCAATAATTGCATAGCAGTGTGAAGCCAGGCCACCATACTCACGCCAGCTCCCCCTCTACGGGCATCAGTTTCAATAGGAATAATGT
The window above is part of the Eublepharis macularius isolate TG4126 chromosome 16, MPM_Emac_v1.0, whole genome shotgun sequence genome. Proteins encoded here:
- the CHST8 gene encoding carbohydrate sulfotransferase 8: MKLTCMFSFILLFGAAGLVVFIHLQDPEVIVHQQTPGLRYNMEPQQPKKDCTPSNRQNGKIQGNAVAEFPIVNQRTSLNPVPNGPTKHQSADIKQNMLFVIKDHQKKGAGTYSARSHKRKRRFVIKKSPVLIAINGSFPNLSILKSEDRNDVKWKSLYETQRERKRIMRETCSKYKSNSKRIITPYHVSRIFVEDKYRILYCEVPKAGCSNWKRVLMVLNGLASSTRVIQHNTVHYGNYLKRLDAFDHKGINHRLNTYTKMLFVREPFEKLVSAFRDKFEHPNNYYHPVFGRPIISRYRVNATKEALRTGSGVKFKEFIQYLLDVHRPVGMDIHWDHVNRLCSPCLIDYDFIGKFETMEEDANFFLHLINAPQNLTFPRFKDRHSNEERTTTQIMQQYFTQLSPAQRQRSYDFYYMDYLMFNYSKPFEDLY